Proteins from one Ananas comosus cultivar F153 linkage group 5, ASM154086v1, whole genome shotgun sequence genomic window:
- the LOC109710680 gene encoding protein NSP-INTERACTING KINASE 3-like, translating to MCTLSISLSFADQYDPEVSLGHLKRYSLKELRVATNNFNSKNILGKGGYGIVYKGCLRDGTIVAVKRLKDYNALGGEIQFQTEVEMISLAVHRNLLRLVGFCTTENERLLVYPYMPNGSVASQLREHVHGRPALDWPRRKRIALGTARGLLYLHEQCDPKIIHRDVKLFALPTASSSSDKPTSSFRRLSFSHDNTLTSSPKSNLHPDGANLEDSRGGGDRGGGRGSLSIDHFSSDLFCSDPVANLAEIAGRIIRAWYGQELSQMYIIVRCDAIAETLAALSVDKMSIEKVQRIDSTPR from the exons ATGTGCACCTTATCAATCAGCCTGTCATTTGCAGATCAATATGATCCAGAAGTATCCCTGGGTCATCTGAAGCGATACTCCTTAAAGGAGCTCCGAGTAGCTACTAATAATTTTAACTCAAAGAATATCCTAGGGAAAGGTGGATATGGGATTGTCTACAAGGGGTGCTTGCGTGATGGTACGATTGTAGCTGTTAAAAGATTAAAAGACTACAATGCTCTTGGTGGGGAAATTCAGTTTCAAACTGAGGTTGAAATGATAAGTTTGGCAGTTCATCGGAATCTCCTTAGGCTTGTTGGATTCTGCACGACAGAGAATGAGAGACTTCTTGTCTACCCTTACATGCCAAATGGAAGTGTTGCTTCTCAATTAAGAG AACATGTCCATGGTAGACCAGCTCTTGACTGGCCAAGGCGAAAGAGGATAGCGTTGGGGACAGCAAGGGGTTTGCTGTACCTGCACGAACAGTGTGACCCCAAAATAATCCATCGCGACGTAAAA CTCTT CGCCCTCCCCactgcctcctcctcctccgacaaACCCACCTCCTCTTTCCGCCGCCTCTCCTTCTCCCACGACAACACCCTCACATCCTCCCCCAAATCTAACCTCCACCCCGACGGCGCCAATCTCGAGGactcccgcggcggcggcgacagaGGAGGAGGCCGGGGATCCCTCTCCATCGACCACTTCTCCTCCGACCTCTTCTGTTCCGACCCTGTCGCTAACCTCGCGGAGATTGCCGGCCGCATAATCCGTGCCTGGTACGGCCAGGAGCTGAGCCAAATGTACATCATCGTCCGCTGTGACGCCATTGCGGAGACCCTCGCCGCCCTCAGCGTCGACAAGATGAGTATCGAGAAGGTCCAGAGAATCGACTCAACTCCAAGATGA
- the LOC109710681 gene encoding uncharacterized protein LOC109710681 — protein sequence MEDDVSPYDDEFADHVSIPSPSRCIEDLLTDVADIGVSSFNEASLTRQEDKGAKEEGGSKNEAATEMPSLGKRERVSDISTMEAPKRARLETNLDSTDLQAGSKSNIDPEDALSPYGDEVDYEFTPSPPEVKNTDENIDVRSDSGTGCSRNEIPIVAKSFLTDRIIDIVKTFDRRQFKSAQEEVSKYCQCLSALGFDTSELERRIKPIFDHAEVIEELVSSPNFVPFVRVMDAGDNLALSQRKLASHMATKDSLLQATRNVSLQLQQTREKIKELEESISHLKSTEAELSLQLEVADDSLKKLQPSQEELQQDVVNAEKEHAAATEVYNDSKESTGLRELIELFEERRQILEI from the exons ATGGAGGATGATGTATCTCCATATGACGACGAATTTGCTGACCATGTTTCAATACCTTCTCCGTCAAGATGTATTGAG GATCTACTCACAGATGTTGCAGATATTGGAGTGTCTTCTTTCAATGAAGCTTCCCTGACTCGCCAGGAg GATAAGGGCGCCAAAGAGGAGGGCGGAAGCAAAAATGAAGCTGCAACAGAAATGCCTTCACTGGGTAAAAGAGAACGGGTCAGTGACATTTCGACCATGGAAGCGCCTAAACGAGCTCGTTTGGAGACCAATTTGGATTCAACCG ATTTGCAGGCAGGATCAAAATCGAATATTGATCCGGAAGACGCTTTATCACCTTATGGTGATGAGGTGGATTATGAATTTACGCCTTCACCACCAGAAGTTAAAAACAcg GATGAAAATATCGATGTTCGCTCAGATAGTGGCACAGGATGTTCCCGAAACGAGATACCTATTGTAGCCAAGTCATTTTTGACCGATCGCATAATAGATATCGTGAAGACATTCGATCGTCGCCAATTTAAATCGGCTCAAGAAGAAGTATCAAAATATTGCCAATGTCTATCCGCACTCGGGTTTGACACATCTGAACTGGAAAGGCGCATAAAGCCCATATTCGATCATGCAGAAGTCATTGAAGAGCTAGTATCAAGTCCAAATTTTGTTCCATTTGTTCGAGTAATGGATGCTGGTGATAATTTGGCGTTAAGTCAAAGGAAACTTGCTTCCCACATGGCTACCAAGGattctctccttcaagctactAGAAACGTCTCTTTGCAGCTTCAACAAaccagagagaaaataaaagaactagAAGAGAGCATATCACATTTGAAGAGCACTGAAGCGGAGCTATCACTTCAACTGGAAGTGGCCGATGATTCTTTGAAGAAGCTACAACCGTCACAGGAAGAGCTGCAACAGGATGTTGTTAATGCAGAAAAGGAGCACGCTGCAGCCACTGAAGTTTATAATGATTCTAAAGAGTCCACTGGTCTTCGAGAATTGATAGAATTGTTTGAGGAGCGTCGTCAAATACTTGAGATttga